From a single Lewinella sp. LCG006 genomic region:
- a CDS encoding transglycosylase SLT domain-containing protein, with protein sequence MDTDPSFSSWYRFIGVASLLCLFIPRLSATSVDAQIEAQVNKIIAFAEEEVKERLQLLDQSLLEHRLDATVRKLIATHLRYPAQTSRNLGRAIAYFPIFEAELAAAGMPEALKYLPVIESALLPNAMSRVGAEGLWQFMPETAPEYGLIIDEYLDERLDTYRATQGAIRYLQSAYEYLGDWSLAIAAYNAGKGSVRRAQRRSGGKHFWAVRRYLPRETRNYVPAFIAAIYLTEFYAAHEITPAFPSLDEQLVGSLVIEAPLSFYRIAQVTGLSIELIQNLNPGYKKGFLPGYPGGHNLILPQRVIPAMNTYLEEYGQGDDEPVLPWAPIFQLDEYKPNDQADYRSFTTHIAAGDSLASVAERLHFSSSQLAIWNDISPLDSLVEGQEIHFFRPVRFHEIPNREVKPNKWRAPLLSLDRLTSNQFAETTPLPADVKVKICFQLDRRTKPSTILERFPDVDGEQFFQQNALSKDRPLPAGRLIYLPSR encoded by the coding sequence ATGGATACAGACCCTAGTTTTTCATCCTGGTACCGATTTATCGGCGTGGCCAGCCTACTTTGCCTCTTTATTCCTCGCTTGAGTGCAACATCTGTGGATGCTCAGATTGAAGCGCAGGTAAATAAAATCATCGCTTTCGCGGAAGAAGAAGTCAAAGAACGCTTACAGCTTCTTGACCAGTCTTTGTTGGAACATCGACTAGACGCTACCGTCCGAAAGCTCATCGCTACTCATCTCCGCTATCCAGCACAAACGTCCCGTAATTTAGGACGTGCCATTGCGTACTTCCCCATTTTCGAGGCGGAATTAGCTGCTGCTGGTATGCCCGAAGCCCTTAAGTATTTACCGGTTATTGAATCAGCACTCTTACCTAATGCAATGTCCAGGGTGGGTGCAGAAGGCCTGTGGCAATTTATGCCAGAGACCGCACCAGAATACGGACTGATTATCGATGAATATTTGGATGAGCGTCTGGATACCTACCGAGCAACACAAGGAGCTATTCGGTACCTGCAAAGTGCTTATGAATACCTAGGCGACTGGTCGCTGGCCATTGCTGCTTACAATGCAGGGAAAGGCAGCGTAAGACGCGCCCAACGCCGCAGCGGAGGAAAACATTTTTGGGCCGTTCGCCGCTATCTTCCACGGGAAACACGCAACTATGTGCCCGCTTTCATCGCAGCCATCTACCTCACCGAATTCTATGCCGCCCACGAAATTACACCTGCATTTCCTTCGCTAGACGAACAATTGGTCGGAAGCTTAGTTATCGAAGCTCCCCTCAGCTTTTACCGTATCGCTCAGGTTACTGGTTTGTCCATAGAATTGATTCAAAACTTAAATCCAGGTTATAAAAAAGGCTTTCTGCCTGGTTATCCCGGTGGCCACAACCTGATTTTACCCCAAAGGGTTATCCCCGCCATGAATACCTACTTAGAGGAATATGGACAGGGTGATGACGAACCGGTGTTGCCTTGGGCGCCTATCTTCCAACTCGATGAATACAAACCAAATGACCAAGCAGACTATAGGTCTTTCACAACCCATATTGCTGCTGGAGACTCGCTTGCATCCGTCGCCGAAAGGCTCCACTTTTCCAGTTCCCAGTTGGCTATTTGGAATGATATCTCTCCACTAGATTCTTTGGTAGAAGGGCAAGAGATTCATTTTTTTCGTCCAGTTCGTTTTCACGAAATCCCTAACCGGGAAGTAAAACCCAACAAATGGCGTGCACCTCTCCTTTCTTTGGACAGGCTTACCAGCAACCAGTTTGCTGAAACCACACCACTGCCCGCCGACGTTAAGGTGAAAATCTGTTTCCAACTGGATCGTAGAACAAAACCTTCCACTATTCTGGAGCGCTTTCCGGATGTGGATGGTGAACAATTCTTCCAGCAAAATGCGCTTTCAAAAGACCGCCCATTACCTGCCGGAAGATTGATTTATTTGCCCTCACGCTAA
- a CDS encoding efflux RND transporter periplasmic adaptor subunit, translated as MTDLTKRRLSIVGAGIVLLIGIMGYKTLSQQKEEAPRKPPVFNVKQAQVMKAQQETIATTLDVQGQLAAFDKVELYAEVGGMVENSGRPFKVGTYFPKGSVLIKIDDSETRLALLAQKSTLLNAVAQAMPDLKIDYAENFPAWEAYLDNFDVEEMIKPLPQPKNDQEKRFIATRNLYTQYYNIKSQEERLNKYTLYAPFGGVLTDATINPGTVIRTGQKLGELMATGNYELIATVPMADLDYIKVGNSVKLTSEDIAGEWQGTVKRISDQIDPGSQTVQVFIGVNGKELREGMYLRGDIVARSVAEAVRIPRDLLVDQTKVYTVQDSILRLHSVKLIKIEPEHIIVQGIPSGTPLLAKPIPGAFDGMKVEPLPFSE; from the coding sequence ATGACTGATCTTACAAAACGCCGATTATCTATTGTTGGAGCAGGGATTGTTCTTTTAATAGGAATTATGGGATACAAGACGCTCTCGCAACAAAAAGAAGAAGCTCCGCGTAAGCCACCTGTATTCAACGTCAAGCAGGCGCAAGTAATGAAAGCGCAGCAAGAAACCATTGCTACAACACTTGATGTACAAGGCCAACTGGCGGCTTTCGACAAGGTAGAACTTTACGCCGAGGTAGGTGGTATGGTAGAGAACAGCGGACGCCCATTTAAGGTAGGTACTTATTTCCCCAAAGGAAGTGTCCTCATTAAAATTGACGATAGCGAGACTCGTCTGGCACTTTTAGCCCAAAAAAGCACGCTGCTCAATGCCGTTGCACAAGCCATGCCTGATCTGAAAATCGATTACGCAGAAAATTTCCCGGCTTGGGAAGCCTATCTGGATAATTTCGATGTAGAAGAAATGATCAAGCCACTCCCACAGCCTAAAAATGACCAGGAGAAGCGCTTCATTGCCACCCGTAATCTTTATACCCAATACTATAACATCAAGAGCCAGGAAGAGCGCCTCAACAAGTATACGCTCTACGCACCTTTTGGCGGTGTACTCACCGACGCCACCATCAACCCCGGCACCGTCATTCGGACAGGACAGAAATTAGGGGAGCTGATGGCTACCGGAAACTACGAACTCATTGCTACCGTCCCAATGGCAGATCTTGATTACATCAAGGTCGGCAACTCCGTGAAGTTAACTTCGGAAGACATTGCGGGAGAATGGCAAGGTACCGTGAAGCGTATCAGCGATCAGATTGACCCAGGGTCTCAAACTGTTCAGGTCTTCATTGGTGTCAATGGCAAAGAACTCAGGGAAGGGATGTACCTCCGTGGTGATATTGTCGCTCGTTCCGTTGCGGAGGCTGTTCGTATTCCTCGTGATTTACTGGTAGACCAAACAAAAGTCTACACCGTCCAAGACAGCATTCTCCGCCTTCATAGTGTGAAATTGATAAAGATAGAACCAGAGCATATCATCGTACAGGGGATTCCCAGCGGGACACCATTGCTAGCCAAACCTATCCCAGGTGCATTTGATGGTATGAAGGTAGAACCTTTACCCTTTTCGGAATAA
- a CDS encoding DUF937 domain-containing protein yields the protein MDLTSLIQSQLSEGLIDQLSNQLGGVDKEKTSAATSSILTTLLGAMARNASTPDGAAALNNALEKDHDGSILDDVMGMVTGQRSIDNERAVNGSGILNHVLGNRQGGAIDMISKMSGLDASKTGSLMTTLAPIVMGMLGKAKREQGLDQGGLTDLLTGFSKQQQGSNPAMSLITGFLDADGDGSIIDDVAGMLGKGLLGGLFKRK from the coding sequence ATGGATTTAACTAGCCTCATTCAAAGCCAACTATCAGAAGGACTGATCGATCAACTCTCCAACCAATTGGGTGGTGTTGATAAGGAAAAGACTTCGGCGGCTACCAGCAGCATCCTTACCACTTTGTTGGGTGCCATGGCCCGTAACGCCTCTACACCTGATGGTGCTGCTGCTTTGAATAACGCACTCGAAAAAGATCATGATGGTAGCATCCTCGACGATGTGATGGGAATGGTAACTGGCCAACGTAGCATCGACAACGAACGCGCGGTAAATGGTTCAGGTATTTTGAACCACGTTTTGGGCAATCGCCAAGGTGGTGCTATTGATATGATCAGCAAGATGAGCGGCTTGGATGCTAGCAAAACAGGTAGCTTGATGACCACACTTGCACCGATCGTGATGGGTATGCTCGGTAAGGCAAAGCGGGAGCAAGGCCTTGACCAAGGTGGATTGACGGATTTGCTGACTGGCTTTTCTAAGCAGCAGCAGGGAAGTAACCCAGCCATGAGCCTAATTACCGGATTCCTGGACGCTGATGGCGACGGTAGCATCATTGACGATGTAGCTGGTATGCTCGGTAAAGGTTTACTTGGAGGCTTGTTCAAGCGTAAGTAA
- a CDS encoding efflux RND transporter permease subunit, whose translation MRGIVQYFIKYPVAANLIMFGVLILGYFGALNMKTTFFPETPSRIISIQTIYPGAAPEEVEEGIISKIEDNLKGLTGVERYTSVSSENSGSITVEVLKGYDTDLVLQDVKNAVDRINSFPTGMEPPVIYKRENLGFAINVALSGDVSLAALKRYAREIEDDLLAMDGLSKVELSGFPEEEIEITFRERDLRAFGLTLQEASTAVRGSNVDITGGTIKGKKEELLVRAQGKEYYADGLRDIVVKTTPEGGVVRLHQVADIRDRWADTPNRSYLNGEPSVLINVQNTLEEDMLSINAKVKEYIEDFNASNSEVQATISRDGSTVLVQRRELLTKNGIIGFLIVLAFLAMFLHWRLAFWVALAIPISFAGMFICANLLGITINVISLFGMIIVIGILVDDGIVIGENIYQQYEDGKPPIQAAIDGTMQVLPAVFAAIITTMIAFGSFLFIDGRLGDFFSEMAIVVIFSLLFSLIEGVLILPTHVAHSKALSQDRTPNPLQAWFDRRMNFLRDNVYAPALRFSMKNMWLVSSIFVGFFMITIGGMSGGIIKSTFFPVIERDDVNITLQMPAGTQDDITLNWLEYIEKAAWEANEELSEEYFNNEMQAIERIEVTLGPSTYQGSLSIALLDGETRGELALREVINRIRSKVGQIPAAEVLSYGAQSAFGKPVSISLVGENYEELKAATDEVKAEMNQLVELADVVDNNQEGLREVNITLKEKARFLGLDIQDIVGQVRQGFFGAEAQRLQRGQDEVRVWLRYDEEDRRTIEDLAKMRVRFPDGRAFPLSEIATLDIQRGVIGINHIDGKREIKVEADIANDEVSVSDITTSLQTVIIPEVLKKYSTVSAQYEGQNREQAKSAASIQLVGGICFALMFFIIALTFRSVGQTIMVFLLIPFAFIGVGWGHWLMGAPISLFSFLGIIALVGILVNDSLVFVSTYNDELRSGKKQMDALYSAGVSRFRPILLTTVTTFAGLAPLLLEKSLQAQFLIPMAISVSFGLLAATITILLMLPILLIVLNRFRVYRDYLWNAEKPAHHEVEPAYKETIAKK comes from the coding sequence ATGCGTGGAATTGTTCAATACTTCATCAAATACCCCGTAGCGGCCAACCTGATCATGTTTGGTGTGCTGATTCTGGGCTATTTCGGGGCGCTCAACATGAAGACAACCTTTTTCCCGGAGACGCCCAGCCGGATTATCAGCATCCAAACCATTTATCCTGGTGCTGCGCCAGAAGAAGTTGAGGAAGGAATTATCAGTAAGATCGAAGACAACCTGAAAGGGCTTACTGGTGTAGAGCGCTACACTTCGGTAAGTTCTGAAAATAGCGGAAGTATTACGGTAGAAGTCCTCAAAGGGTACGATACCGATTTGGTTTTGCAGGATGTAAAAAACGCCGTTGACCGAATCAACTCCTTCCCCACGGGCATGGAGCCGCCGGTCATCTACAAGCGTGAAAACCTCGGTTTTGCTATCAACGTAGCGCTGAGTGGTGATGTAAGCCTCGCCGCACTGAAGCGGTATGCTCGCGAGATAGAAGATGATTTATTGGCCATGGATGGCCTCTCTAAAGTAGAACTCAGCGGATTTCCAGAAGAAGAAATCGAGATCACTTTCCGCGAACGTGATCTGCGTGCTTTTGGACTCACCCTGCAAGAAGCCTCTACGGCCGTGCGTGGATCGAATGTAGACATCACTGGCGGTACGATCAAAGGCAAGAAAGAAGAACTGCTCGTACGTGCCCAAGGCAAAGAATATTATGCTGATGGATTGCGGGACATCGTGGTCAAAACCACCCCGGAAGGAGGTGTAGTAAGGTTGCATCAGGTAGCAGACATCCGCGATCGTTGGGCAGACACCCCCAACCGCTCCTACCTCAATGGCGAACCCTCGGTATTGATCAACGTGCAGAATACCCTGGAAGAAGATATGCTTAGCATCAATGCCAAAGTGAAAGAATACATCGAGGATTTTAATGCCAGCAATTCAGAAGTTCAGGCAACCATCTCCCGTGATGGTAGCACCGTTCTGGTACAACGCCGGGAGCTGCTTACTAAAAATGGTATCATCGGCTTCCTCATCGTACTGGCATTTTTAGCCATGTTTTTGCATTGGCGACTTGCCTTCTGGGTGGCACTCGCTATTCCTATTTCCTTTGCGGGAATGTTTATCTGCGCCAACTTGCTTGGAATCACCATCAACGTTATTTCCCTCTTCGGGATGATTATCGTAATCGGTATCCTGGTGGATGATGGTATTGTGATAGGGGAAAATATCTACCAGCAATACGAAGACGGTAAACCTCCTATTCAAGCGGCAATCGATGGTACGATGCAAGTATTACCAGCCGTATTTGCGGCGATTATTACCACCATGATTGCTTTCGGTAGCTTCCTCTTTATTGATGGCCGACTGGGGGATTTCTTCAGTGAGATGGCCATTGTGGTAATTTTTTCTTTACTCTTTTCTTTGATCGAAGGTGTACTGATCTTACCTACCCACGTTGCCCACTCCAAGGCCCTCAGCCAGGATCGCACCCCTAATCCTCTTCAGGCTTGGTTTGATCGGCGGATGAATTTCCTTAGGGATAATGTTTACGCACCCGCCTTGCGCTTCAGCATGAAAAATATGTGGTTGGTGAGCAGCATTTTTGTAGGATTTTTCATGATCACCATAGGGGGAATGAGTGGCGGCATTATCAAATCTACCTTCTTCCCCGTTATTGAACGCGACGACGTCAACATCACCCTCCAAATGCCGGCAGGCACCCAGGATGACATTACGCTCAATTGGTTGGAATATATTGAAAAAGCGGCCTGGGAAGCCAATGAAGAATTAAGCGAAGAATATTTCAACAACGAAATGCAAGCCATCGAAAGAATCGAGGTAACACTGGGCCCCAGTACCTACCAAGGTTCGCTCTCGATCGCTTTGCTTGATGGTGAAACCCGGGGAGAGCTTGCCCTGCGAGAAGTCATCAACCGCATTCGAAGCAAAGTAGGGCAAATCCCTGCTGCCGAAGTACTGAGCTACGGCGCACAATCGGCTTTTGGCAAACCCGTTTCTATTTCGCTGGTAGGCGAAAATTACGAAGAGCTTAAAGCTGCTACCGATGAAGTAAAAGCCGAAATGAACCAGTTGGTCGAACTCGCTGATGTCGTGGACAACAACCAGGAAGGTTTGCGCGAGGTAAACATTACCCTCAAAGAAAAAGCCCGTTTTTTGGGGCTCGACATCCAGGATATCGTCGGACAGGTTCGTCAGGGATTCTTTGGGGCCGAAGCCCAGCGCCTACAACGCGGGCAGGATGAGGTGCGCGTATGGCTGCGCTACGACGAAGAAGATCGGCGCACCATTGAGGATTTGGCGAAAATGCGCGTCCGCTTTCCTGATGGTCGAGCCTTCCCCCTTTCGGAGATCGCGACCCTCGACATCCAGCGTGGCGTAATCGGCATCAACCACATTGACGGCAAGCGAGAAATAAAAGTAGAAGCAGACATTGCCAATGATGAGGTATCGGTAAGTGATATCACGACCAGTTTACAGACGGTTATCATCCCTGAAGTGCTGAAAAAATATTCTACCGTATCGGCGCAGTACGAAGGTCAAAACCGGGAGCAAGCAAAATCGGCAGCTTCTATTCAGCTGGTTGGTGGTATTTGCTTTGCCCTCATGTTCTTCATCATTGCGCTGACGTTCCGCTCCGTAGGGCAAACCATAATGGTCTTTCTCCTGATTCCTTTTGCCTTTATTGGCGTAGGTTGGGGGCATTGGTTGATGGGTGCACCGATCAGTTTATTCTCCTTCCTGGGGATCATTGCCTTGGTGGGTATCCTGGTGAATGACTCACTGGTTTTTGTAAGCACTTACAACGATGAACTCCGCTCAGGGAAAAAGCAAATGGACGCCCTTTACAGCGCCGGAGTAAGTCGTTTCCGACCTATTCTTCTAACGACGGTCACTACTTTTGCTGGTCTTGCGCCTTTGCTACTCGAAAAAAGTCTGCAAGCTCAGTTCTTGATCCCGATGGCCATCAGCGTAAGTTTTGGCCTCTTGGCAGCTACCATCACGATTTTGCTCATGTTACCGATCTTGCTGATTGTGCTGAACCGTTTCCGGGTTTACCGGGATTATTTATGGAATGCTGAAAAGCCAGCGCACCATGAAGTAGAACCTGCGTACAAAGAAACCATCGCCAAGAAATAA
- a CDS encoding GtrA family protein: MKQKKEIRRAQLSELVVKKARFAVGSVLATGINYLIYFPLFEQGVAPAKAEVIAYSSSVIVSFLFQKYFVFEQQGATRTTFMWSMLVSLGGLVLSTGIIYILNRYTFFQEYQLIAKLMTTGLVFFYNFYCKRYVFERRFI; this comes from the coding sequence ATGAAACAGAAAAAGGAAATTCGCCGCGCACAACTTAGCGAGCTGGTTGTTAAAAAAGCCCGTTTTGCAGTGGGTAGTGTATTGGCTACTGGTATTAATTACCTGATTTATTTCCCCTTGTTTGAGCAAGGAGTAGCTCCGGCAAAGGCAGAGGTTATTGCCTATTCGTCTTCCGTGATCGTCAGTTTCCTTTTTCAAAAATATTTTGTCTTTGAACAGCAGGGAGCAACCCGCACTACTTTTATGTGGAGCATGTTGGTATCCCTCGGAGGATTAGTGCTCAGCACTGGCATTATTTATATCCTCAACCGGTACACCTTCTTTCAGGAGTATCAATTAATCGCTAAGCTGATGACCACCGGCCTGGTATTTTTTTATAACTTTTATTGCAAGCGTTATGTATTTGAAAGACGTTTTATCTAA
- a CDS encoding mucoidy inhibitor MuiA family protein, whose product MNKLLLGLFLSCCSFLSLNAQTEISTTIRDVTVYLQTAQVTRTGKANLPAGRGTIVLTGLSPQLDQSSVRLGATGDFVILSVNPRNNFLASPTESPEYTRLTKERERLADLLAREQIKLDALAEEEKILLANKSIGGTQTGVDVDALLKVSQYLRQRLAEIRTERLDIGTNMRADQEKLAQVDQQLNELRKTQQKSFTEVVVQYQTERAVNAEFQLMYLINGASWSATYDLRVEDLEQAVDLSYGALVTQNTGEDWNNVKLTLSTGNPRQQQNAPRITTWYLNPNQPYARAQESAGYGYDELMQTSNVVISRSDVEAADFAGADVAVNLTNTEFRVRLEQDILSNGQQYRVLVDDYQLPADFQYYAAPKYDCHVYLTARVTDWRKYSLLSGPVNLFFDGAYVGKSQLSTGIATDTLVFSLGRDEGITIEREREDKYRSRNFLGSKVEQRIGWTIKVQKSRRNDVPLIIEDQIPVSTTDEIEVELDQAKGATLDPTTGKLRWELKMKFGDQTEVGFRYLVKHPKSMNIFLE is encoded by the coding sequence ATGAATAAACTATTGCTTGGCCTTTTCCTTAGCTGTTGCAGCTTTTTAAGCCTGAATGCCCAAACGGAAATATCGACCACCATTCGTGATGTAACCGTCTATCTCCAAACGGCCCAAGTGACCCGTACCGGAAAAGCGAATCTGCCCGCAGGCCGGGGCACCATTGTTCTAACTGGCCTGAGCCCTCAACTTGACCAAAGTTCGGTTCGCCTCGGTGCGACAGGAGATTTTGTCATCCTCAGCGTCAACCCACGCAACAATTTCCTGGCATCTCCTACGGAATCACCGGAATATACCCGATTGACCAAAGAGCGGGAACGACTAGCTGATCTCCTGGCACGCGAGCAAATCAAGCTCGATGCACTTGCCGAAGAAGAAAAGATATTATTGGCCAATAAATCAATTGGCGGCACGCAAACCGGGGTAGATGTAGATGCACTTCTGAAAGTAAGCCAATACCTCCGACAACGATTGGCTGAAATCCGTACCGAACGGCTTGACATTGGCACCAATATGCGAGCAGACCAGGAGAAGCTCGCCCAGGTAGACCAACAGCTCAACGAACTTCGCAAAACACAACAGAAGAGTTTCACTGAAGTCGTCGTTCAATACCAGACCGAGCGCGCGGTCAACGCAGAATTCCAGCTCATGTACCTCATCAATGGCGCTTCTTGGTCGGCCACCTACGACCTTAGGGTGGAAGACCTTGAGCAAGCCGTTGATCTTTCTTACGGAGCACTCGTCACCCAAAATACAGGTGAAGACTGGAACAATGTAAAACTTACCCTCTCTACGGGCAACCCCCGCCAACAGCAAAATGCCCCTCGTATTACCACTTGGTACCTGAATCCGAATCAACCCTACGCTCGGGCACAAGAATCTGCAGGTTATGGCTACGATGAATTAATGCAAACTTCTAACGTCGTCATTAGCCGAAGTGATGTCGAAGCCGCTGATTTTGCAGGTGCCGATGTAGCAGTCAACCTGACCAATACAGAATTCCGCGTACGTCTCGAACAAGACATCCTTAGCAATGGGCAGCAGTATCGGGTACTTGTTGATGACTATCAATTACCCGCCGACTTCCAGTATTATGCAGCACCAAAATACGATTGCCATGTTTACCTGACTGCGCGCGTCACCGACTGGCGCAAGTACAGCTTGCTCTCTGGCCCCGTCAACCTGTTCTTTGACGGTGCTTATGTAGGGAAATCCCAGCTGTCTACGGGTATCGCGACCGACACCCTGGTCTTCAGCCTGGGCCGCGACGAAGGGATCACCATCGAACGCGAGCGCGAGGACAAATACCGGAGCCGCAACTTCCTGGGGTCGAAGGTCGAACAACGCATCGGATGGACCATCAAAGTGCAGAAAAGTCGCCGCAACGATGTCCCGCTGATTATTGAAGATCAGATCCCCGTCTCTACCACCGATGAGATTGAGGTAGAACTCGACCAGGCAAAAGGAGCGACCCTCGACCCAACGACCGGCAAGCTACGCTGGGAATTGAAAATGAAGTTTGGCGACCAAACAGAAGTAGGTTTCCGCTACCTCGTCAAGCACCCCAAGAGTATGAATATTTTCTTGGAGTAG
- a CDS encoding TolC family protein: MRFLMVGSLLFSVSLQAQEALSLEQAIAKGLTNNYQVRLSQASVAIAENNNDWSLTGKYPEVNLTLGSDNSYSSTDNPASVVTQSSVISNAIVPGVSASWILYNGSRVTYAKDQLAKQLNLSQEQLEVQIQNTIQSIIQAYYGALVQREQLAVLQEVLGLSRDRIRYQETRQEFGQAGAFDLVQAQDAYLNDSTTYLVQQNAYQNALRNLQLIMGVDTPTNYQLTDSLESASTAYSQQDLEEKLLRNNPDLQASNINIQLAALNTEILSVARLPQISLNAGANYNINVSNGSQTFNFGGMPSEQNLPGVASRTLRGFVNLTASYNIYDGGARRRRIETAQLQEMQSQLQYASLEQSLKTQLANTYATYQNQQQLVSLTGELVANARRNLTIAEERQKGGLINSFDYRSIQLGYINATQSRLNAILNLKNTETELLRLTGELVR, encoded by the coding sequence ATGCGGTTTTTAATGGTAGGATCTTTACTGTTTTCAGTAAGCCTCCAAGCACAAGAAGCACTGAGTTTGGAACAAGCCATTGCGAAAGGACTTACCAACAATTACCAGGTTCGCCTTTCCCAGGCTTCCGTTGCCATCGCGGAAAACAACAACGATTGGTCGCTGACGGGCAAATATCCGGAAGTAAACCTTACCCTTGGCTCCGACAATTCCTATTCTTCAACGGACAACCCTGCTAGTGTAGTCACGCAAAGCTCGGTGATTTCCAATGCCATCGTACCGGGTGTCTCGGCCAGTTGGATCTTGTACAACGGTTCGCGAGTTACCTATGCCAAAGATCAACTGGCCAAGCAGTTGAATCTCAGTCAGGAACAACTCGAAGTACAAATCCAAAACACCATCCAAAGCATCATTCAGGCTTACTATGGCGCGTTGGTGCAAAGAGAGCAGCTAGCAGTACTGCAAGAGGTGCTGGGTTTGTCACGCGACCGAATCCGTTACCAGGAAACCCGCCAGGAATTTGGCCAGGCTGGTGCTTTCGACCTCGTGCAAGCACAAGATGCCTACCTCAATGATTCCACTACTTATCTGGTACAACAGAATGCCTACCAAAATGCCTTGCGCAACCTACAGCTCATCATGGGCGTAGATACTCCCACAAATTACCAGCTGACGGATTCGCTCGAAAGCGCCAGCACCGCCTATTCTCAACAAGATTTGGAGGAAAAGTTGCTTCGCAACAACCCGGATCTACAGGCTAGCAATATCAATATCCAATTGGCCGCGCTCAATACCGAAATCCTGAGCGTTGCCCGCTTACCGCAAATCAGCCTGAATGCCGGCGCCAACTACAATATCAACGTGAGCAACGGTTCCCAAACCTTTAATTTTGGGGGCATGCCCTCCGAGCAAAATCTACCCGGTGTAGCCTCCAGGACCCTCCGCGGCTTCGTCAACCTCACAGCCAGCTATAATATCTACGATGGCGGAGCCCGCAGGCGTCGAATCGAAACGGCTCAGCTGCAAGAGATGCAATCTCAATTACAATACGCTAGTCTGGAACAAAGCCTAAAAACCCAACTTGCCAATACCTACGCTACTTACCAAAATCAACAACAATTGGTAAGTCTGACAGGCGAACTGGTCGCGAATGCCCGCCGCAATCTCACCATTGCGGAAGAACGTCAAAAAGGGGGCCTCATCAACTCTTTTGACTACCGCAGTATCCAACTGGGTTACATCAACGCTACCCAGTCGCGCCTCAACGCCATCCTTAACCTGAAGAATACCGAAACAGAATTGTTGCGGTTGACGGGAGAATTGGTACGATAG
- a CDS encoding 5'(3')-deoxyribonucleotidase, which translates to MRKKIALDMDEVVANVMPKFLDAYEAEFGKRLQREDYWGKKVYDIPGADHIRNVLYQKGFFRDLPVMENSQEVVGELNEQYDIFFTTSAMEFRNSLEDKYDWLLDHFPFISWKKFVFCGDKSILRADYMIDDHPRNLKKFIGKGLLYTASHNIDEMAYTRVNNWLEIRDFFAKETA; encoded by the coding sequence ATGCGAAAGAAAATAGCGCTAGACATGGACGAGGTTGTCGCCAACGTGATGCCAAAGTTCCTGGATGCCTACGAAGCTGAGTTTGGCAAACGACTGCAAAGAGAGGATTACTGGGGAAAAAAGGTTTACGATATCCCCGGGGCCGACCATATCAGGAATGTGCTTTACCAGAAAGGTTTTTTCCGGGATTTGCCCGTCATGGAAAACAGCCAGGAAGTGGTAGGCGAACTCAACGAGCAATACGACATCTTCTTCACGACTTCGGCGATGGAGTTCCGTAATTCTTTAGAAGATAAATACGACTGGCTGTTAGATCATTTCCCTTTTATCAGCTGGAAAAAATTCGTCTTCTGCGGAGACAAAAGCATCCTTCGCGCTGATTACATGATTGACGACCATCCGCGTAACCTGAAGAAATTCATAGGCAAAGGCCTGTTGTATACCGCTTCACATAACATCGACGAGATGGCTTACACCAGGGTCAATAACTGGCTGGAAATTCGGGATTTTTTCGCGAAGGAAACGGCTTAA